In Achromobacter xylosoxidans A8, a single window of DNA contains:
- a CDS encoding sigma-70 family RNA polymerase sigma factor: MPASKFAFPQQNIEGLYIDHGGWLKGWLRRKLGDASSAADLAHDTFVRLLAKDALPEIREPRALLTTIAHGLVLNLRRRQRIEQAYLEALALLPEPQTPSPETQAILLETLLEIDRLLDALPRLVRQAFLLSQIDGKRQSEIAVELGVSVPTVKRYIAKALAHCCFA, translated from the coding sequence CAGCAGAACATTGAAGGTCTGTACATTGACCACGGCGGTTGGCTGAAAGGCTGGCTGCGGCGCAAGCTCGGCGATGCCAGCAGCGCCGCCGACCTGGCGCATGACACGTTCGTGCGCCTGCTAGCCAAGGATGCCTTGCCCGAAATACGCGAGCCGCGCGCGCTGCTGACCACTATCGCGCACGGGCTGGTCCTGAATCTGCGCCGCCGCCAGCGCATAGAGCAGGCTTACCTGGAAGCCCTGGCGCTTCTGCCGGAACCGCAGACGCCATCGCCCGAAACCCAGGCCATCCTGCTCGAAACCCTGCTCGAGATCGATCGCCTGCTCGACGCCCTGCCCCGGCTGGTGAGGCAAGCTTTTCTGCTGTCCCAGATCGACGGCAAGCGCCAAAGCGAGATCGCGGTCGAACTCGGGGTGTCGGTTCCCACGGTCAAGCGCTACATCGCCAAGGCTTTGGCGCACTGCTGCTTCGCGTGA
- a CDS encoding FecR domain-containing protein, producing the protein MTPIAASVRLQAAQWLVELQADSVASDTLRSWREWRAADPEHERAWQHVEGFQARLQGVPAPLARAALSAPGSLARRRLVKALALAVFAGGAGSMLDEQRTWRRWTSDNRTGTGELLNRVLPDGTQVALNAGTAIDIQFSQTARALRLISGELLVTTAPDPAAGGPRPFIVRTGQGSIRALGTRFSVRDLDGRSSAESLVAVFEGAVELAPASGAPALLQAGQQGRLGRHAASAAGPANEDTLAWTQGIIVAQDMPLPAFLAELARYRPGRLAWDETVAHLKVTGTYPTADTDRVLEMLADTLPVSLSHLTRYWVTVRSRPAGKNRSG; encoded by the coding sequence ATGACCCCCATCGCCGCCAGCGTCCGTCTTCAGGCAGCGCAATGGCTGGTCGAACTTCAGGCGGACAGCGTAGCCTCTGACACGCTTCGGAGCTGGCGGGAATGGCGCGCGGCGGATCCCGAACACGAACGGGCATGGCAGCATGTCGAAGGCTTTCAAGCCAGATTGCAGGGCGTGCCCGCCCCCTTGGCCCGAGCGGCCCTCAGCGCGCCCGGCTCCCTCGCGCGGCGCAGGCTCGTCAAGGCGCTGGCGCTTGCCGTCTTTGCCGGCGGCGCGGGCTCGATGCTGGACGAACAGCGTACCTGGCGGCGCTGGACGTCCGATAACCGGACCGGCACGGGCGAGCTTCTGAACCGTGTGCTTCCCGACGGCACCCAGGTCGCGCTCAACGCCGGCACCGCCATCGATATCCAGTTTTCGCAGACAGCGCGCGCGTTGCGCCTCATCAGCGGCGAACTGCTGGTCACCACCGCGCCGGATCCGGCAGCGGGCGGCCCTCGTCCCTTCATCGTGCGCACCGGCCAAGGCAGCATCCGCGCCCTGGGCACACGCTTTTCCGTACGCGACCTGGACGGACGCAGCAGTGCGGAAAGCCTGGTCGCCGTATTCGAAGGCGCCGTGGAACTGGCTCCAGCCAGCGGCGCGCCTGCCCTTTTGCAAGCCGGACAGCAAGGCAGGCTCGGACGCCATGCCGCTAGCGCGGCAGGTCCCGCCAACGAAGACACGCTGGCCTGGACGCAAGGCATCATCGTCGCCCAGGACATGCCTCTGCCGGCATTCCTGGCTGAACTTGCACGCTATCGTCCCGGCCGCCTGGCCTGGGACGAAACAGTGGCGCATCTCAAGGTCACGGGCACCTATCCCACCGCCGACACCGACCGCGTCCTGGAAATGCTCGCCGACACCCTGCCCGTCAGCCTGAGCCACCTCACCCGCTATTGGGTGACCGTGCGGTCCCGTCCGGCCGGAAAGAATCGCAGCGGTTGA